From the genome of Bicyclus anynana chromosome 26, ilBicAnyn1.1, whole genome shotgun sequence:
ggtgagattgtagtcaagggctaacttgtaaagaataataaaaaaaaacatgatgttGTGATGTCTAAGACAGCAGCGGGCTAAATTGGAATAAATACAAGGTTTTTctataattcaaattcaaaaatcatttatttcaagtaggctcagtttacaagcacttttgacacgtcagttgactatttgtaaacattctaccaccggttcggaaggctggttctgctgagttGATTAATCTATGCTCTAaatcaatacataatttttaaatgatcttCATCAGGTATCTGGCATATAACTGGTGAGAAGATTTGCCACGACTCGTCAGGGTTCCTGCTGGTGCTGTGCCTGGTGGATGGCAACAGGTTCAAGACGCTGCTGGTGCACCCCAACGCGCAGGGGGTCAGCCAGTCGGGGCCATTTGTGACCTTCCACCAGACCCCAGGTAAGGCGATCTTTAGCTTACTACATTTTTTAGGGTCCTGTACCTCAATATCAATGTCGTACTCGTATCTTTTTGTTATCAATATgccgtgatagccgtgatagtaTAGTGATAGtggcaaaaaataacatctcacttatgtgctaccttctgatcagtttgaaggcggtgccaatccagtgtcatgttttaattaaagccatttctgaaagaaccacagatattttgtaatttatacggcttgaattaaaacatcactggcttggcaccgccttcaaacagatcagaaggtagcacataagtgAGATGTATTTTTTGCTTTgtagtttaatttttgagttggaagtcggttgaatttttttattaaaattttatacctTCCTACATTTTTTAGGGTCCTGTACTGAACCCTAataagatcactttgttgtctgtcagtcagtcagtcagaaCCCTTTATTTTGGGTACGCGTTAGGATATAGTATATCCTAATACCCTAATGATATACGATACCTAGGGGgtcaagtttgtatggaaagttctttaaatttttcaaaaagaaatatttttcaaaattctatccCTATAGGGTTAAAATatggttgaaatttttttaatacaaatagtTCGTTCTGAATTATagtgttttacttttttttaattacttatctatacttaatattataaagctgaagagtttgtttgtttgtttaaacgcgctaatctcaggaactactggtccgatttgaaaaaatcgttcattgttagatagcccatttatcgaggaaggctataggctatatttataaaattatttattttttcgcttgtatttgttagattgccaaaaagcagactgtggcaattattaattaattaataataaacaattaattctatattttttttttccttttttttaaatttttttttttgtgtttgctagcttttgagattaatttttttttgttcttctgagattacactactgtattttttaaactgtattttgttttattttattagtgatataattattttatgtgttctgttcttccctcctaagggtctgacagaataccagcgttgtgggtactgatgtactcacagcaaattttagctgagtcaggtccatttttttggcacaacatattttctatatatgtattagttttaagttattattacgatgtaaatgtattagttttaagttattatgtagttatgtgttgtgttaacaaataaatgatttctattctattctattctatatattatccccgtattaatacgggaacgggaaccacgcgggtaaaaccgcgcggcgtcagctagtaattaacaTGGTTAATAATCTTCCAGCCACGCCTCTCGACGAGATCACAGAGGTGGCTCTTTCACAGGCGTTCGGCACGTCGCGTTTGTACACCGCCACGCTGGCTAGAAGCAGGCTGTTGGGTTCTCTCAACGCGTGCATGGACTACTTGAGGCCCAGGTTCTTTTCCGGTGAGTCGGTACACGTAAATCGTGACATTGACCTTAATAAAGAACTAGCGAGCGGATTAGTAATAACTTGGGATTATCTATTAAGAAACAGAAGACCAAAATTATGGTAATAGACAAAGATTTTCTGCTATAAGATATGTtatgatgatattaaatactgttagatgtgttactagcacatgaaaaatgaggcgctcaaaagaggaaatttccacatcttaatgtcagttgtggtcaacaacgaacgttatttataatcttatgacggcctccgtggcgcagtggtatgtgcggtggatttacaaaacggaggtcctgggttcgatccccggctgggcagattgagattttcttaatttgttcaggcctggctggtgggaggcttcggccgtggctagttaggtacgatgccgtgttgaaaccgaaaggggtgtggattttcatcctcctcctaacaagttagcccgcttccatcttagactgcatcatcacttaccatcagatgagattgtagtcaagagctaacttgtaaagaataaaaaaaaacctggtgGGGGGACACTATAAATTATGCAATAGTTTAAAAAAGTCAAATACCCAATGACAAACCTTACGTGCCTAGCAATAAGGTTCATTTTAATACAATTGTCAGGTAAGCCATTAATGGAGATCCCCACGATCCGCGCCACGGTGGGGGACACCTTACTTAAGATATACGCGAGCGAGAGCGTCGACTACTTCACCGCCGGACTGCTCGACGGGTACCTGGAGCCCGACGCGGACCTCGAGATTGCTATGTGCAGGTGAGTGGTCACCAATTAAGCAACTGTTTCAACCCCCTCCAACCACCTAGTGATATGTGGTAAGATTTAAAACAAACCCCTCAAATGTACCAACCAATGTACCAAATGTACAACACTTATAAAATAGAtatcttaaaagaaaataaattgacgttatttaaagaaaaatttaaaaaaaaaatggctagCCATTTTCCTCTAAAGGTGTTGAAAAAATCCGCTAGGGGACCaccagggggggggggggttacaAATAGACATAATGACCgtcaaattatagtaagcgacatttttattttacaagtaaaaaggtaaaattttataattacttttactAACGATAATGAACCGAGCCGCCGTGACAGCCCAATGAATCTCCtctcctctgcctccgattccggagagtgtaggttcgaatccggtccagggcatgcacttttcagttgtgtgcattttaagaaattacgagtaaatatcacgtgtctcaaacggtaaaggaaaaacatcgtggggaaacctgcgtatcagagaattctctgcgtgtgtgaagtctgccaatccgcattgggccagcgtggtggactattggactaacccttcacattctgagaggagactcaagctcagcagtgagccgaatatgggttgataaagaagaagatttttttattggtaattattgattattatattgatttacgtaattgttgttagtgttaaattttgaaatacaaatgatgaaaaATGTTTGCATTTGCGGATGTCAAGAAGACGGGTGACGTCTGTTTTTTATAGGTCTCACCAGCtgcaccacgctgcttgtaaagactcattctggatcgtTCTTTATTCTGTGGCCGCCGCTTTCAAAATGAGCGCAACAATGTATGAAATGTGaacttagaccatttaaaagaaaggacctgcctcgtaaaccgttacccctctgtcaaagatcaagaatcaatgatctaacgcgtttataaaaattacgcgtgtgtgtattgcgagtcaattatatagttgtgtgtagtgtatggacacagaatatacttaacggtgttaaatgttttcgatgtgtgagtttacctagtccccctcaaaaaacgacagacgtttgttggtgaatttgggtgcgaaacaggtccattctttttaatggtctaaggtttcACCgtcttcaccacgctgcttgtaaagactcattctggatcattctttattctgtggattCTGTTGGTGCAGGAACTTCATAGTACAGCACGCCCAGAGTCAGTTGCTCCAACTGCTGGCTATCCCAGGGGTAGAGAAGCAGGCGGAGTGTCTCCGACTCCTGGAGGACATGAGGTCATTAGCTATGAGGGGCGAGACCGTTGAAAGCGTCAATATGCATATTGGTAAGTtctacaagacgaaggtcctgggtttgatctccAGCTgaactgattgaggttttctttattggtccaagtctggctgggaggcttcggctgtggttactaccctaccggtaaagacgccaagcgatttagcgtttttacgatttcgtgtagaaactgaaaggggtgtggattttcatcctactcctaacaagttagcccgcttctgtcTTAGATGGCATCGTCACTTGCCATCAGATGAaattgtgaattaaaaaaaaactgattttgagggttccgaacgtaagTACGTACGAAAACGGAacctagaaagctgtaatttagcataagTATGTACATTAGGATTGtcgacaaagtcgtaaaatattatcttgagaaatatttttttaacacaattttttggtaattttattcaaaaccgACGTTTGATTAACTTGATTAATACAAACGTTATGTAAAAAGGGTGTTTTTGAAAtatatcttattattattatctgtgaTTCATCTATAGCATTCGATTAGGTATGCTGACTCTAAAAGCTTATGATAAGCCCAATGATTCTTTAAGACTGTTGTGCTTTCTTTCCACTTAACTTGGATAATTTTAAAGGTATGCATTGCAGAAAAGTTGTAGTGCTTACTTGAAAAAGTGGTCTTACAAGGATCAATCTATGGTCCATTTTTATTTCTCCTGTATATAAATGTCCATGTTCTTTCaagaagttaattttaattttgttcccAGCTCTCAATGGCATACACCACGCGGGCAAGGAGATGGCCAACGAAGTGAGGCAGATACGGAACCCGCTGTTCAACCCGTCGTTCATCATCAAGAAGATGATACAGGACAGGCATCAGGTACGTTTGACGTGAATTGCAAATTCAAAATGTTGGTATACTTGGCGCCGCACTCGTTACGTCAAaggtttcaatttattttataattagcaGATATCAAAAGGtcataaatgtaaaatactaattttaaaatttgtctgactttttgaataacatttgcACATTTATCTAGTTCTTTGACACAATCTTCGATATTTGACGTATTGTTTGAGCTATCGAGTGATGAAATTAAATCGTTATTAAAGATAGATTTGTAGCTAGGAACATTACACTGATTTGAAGATCATCAGTTATTTTTAGCTGCCTCAGACTAAAAAGCACAAGTTAGACTTTAAATGATCAAACATTcaataaacatgaaaaaatattcaatgctAACGTTATTCCAAttactattaaatttaaatgcacACTTTAGACTATTTATGTTCATTGCTGTAAATGCTTTTAGGTACAAAAATATGTGTTTTTATACAGCCCTTGTTTTATGTATGTTGGTTCTTTAAGCTATGTCTGATATCAATACAAGTAGTATTGATATCAGATGAAGGGCAAAGTCCTTTAGAGACATAATGACGTCATAAACGTACAACATTGTCCCCAGGAGAAGGACGAGCCCAAGCTGACGCTGTACCTGGCCGAGCACCTGCACCCGACGCTCAAGAAGCCGTCGGAGCAGCTGGAGTACTGCGTGCTGCGCATGCGCTACACCTGCGAGACGCTCATGAGCCGGCACGGCACCGACGTCGTCAACGCTCACACGTAAGTCATCTCTGTTTTTCATCACTTTCATGAATTTCCATTtcatcatttcattttatttcatcatctgATAAGTCGACTAATTCAATTTTATGAATGCTTCCtggtttttaggtttttctgcGTTTGGCGTGACTTATCTAAAGCGTTTGATTTTGTGCATCATGAAACGACAATGCTATAGACTTAAGAATAAAGCTTATAACTTGCTGCTGATTTAGctaatatagtataaaataaatgaacatcgGCTTAATTGAGCTGTTGTAAATAGTGGTGTCCCTCAAGGATGTATATCCGGGCcatttctatttctaatttacgTCAATGACCTTCCTCATCTATAGAAATAATTACGAAATAGTTACGTTAGGTTTATGCttaagtgtttaaaaatatgaaagcaAAGTGTATATAACTCACAATTTCTAAATGAATAGGTATTCATGTATAACTAaacttatacattttttacagaGAGTTACGCCGACTTGCTGAAGCGGCTACGGAAATTTTGACCATGACTGCAGTGTTGGGTCGAGCATCAAGGTAGCTAcatcttatattataaactagcggacgcccgagactttgtctgcgtgtaatgcagttttcacaaatcccgctggaacaaAGGATTTTTCTGGTATAAAAAGTGGCTTTTCCGTTGCTCAATAAGGTCCTCTATCTGCCAGTTAAACTCCCATTATAATCGGTTGAGCCTTTTCAAAGACTAGTCTGGACAGACACTTTTATAAAAGTTCGTTTGTGTTTTCGTGTCAATGACTGATATGTATTAAGTTTATTACTTAATGTATACATCGGCGGAGCAAACTAAATTCTACCTCTGATAACGGTTGCCTCAGGTTCTAAGTatagttctaccctctaacttcAATATTGATCTAGTATAGCGCTggtactatcagatgtaaaccaggattaactagcGTAAGCCAGTCACGACTGAAATTACGGGCTGGCAACCGCCAGTGGCAgggttaaagggcccttttacagttaactaatactccccttctccactcatGTCACCTTCCAGCTAAGTAACTAGCAATGCTATTATTATAATGGCCTCACTATATGGATAACTGACTCACCGAATTCCTTCACTCACCGCTAAACTGACTAGATTCAGCTAAAGCGTTCAACTGGATCAACTTGAAATCTACCGCGAGCTCTCTCAgagatcgtcaactgacagatgtccacagacaaacaaccgacagataaacgacacgtccttgacgtttctaacagatatcgctacctaattagttactctaattaatgtaagatggcgctactatctaatggggatgatgactaggtttgaatatattgatttttatgatagattcgggtaaataaggtcaatgttaactaatttatatataaaatcaaagattgtctggacatttgcaaaataaatgagattataaaattacaaaatctattataaaacttttgttataattagatgaaaattcgtacagttttagcttccttacattaaatgtgacattttttaataaatgaactataaacataaacgcacaaataacaaagatattagtaattttgtttgaaagcccatacaaaactaacgatcagcgagccaacgacgtcactaaatcgtgccattttgtatggagcgtttttcagggatccgtaaCAGCGCCGAAAATCTAACCCTTTAAAcccttgtagctccgaaagtaatgatcgcagatatcgtgttacttttacaaaattgctttactattagcatactcttaatttatatacaatttaaaaaaaaactgtcatcatccctattctccAACATATATTAAGAGcctgtgatttaaaaatttaatttattaaattatttttcagatCATACTGTATAGGTGTGAGAAACGCAGAAATCGAGATGAAATTGGCCTCAGTCTTCGTGGAGAGCACCAAAGATAGAGTGAAGAAGTTGCTTCTAGAAGCAAACGAAGGGGAGTATTTGAATCTGGACTACTTCAGGCTGGAGTTCGGTCAGAAGGTTCTAGAAGCAAACAGCGTGCTGGTGGAAAAACCCACTGCGAGGGTTTTTTGGTAGATTAATATATGTTTAGAATGTTTGTTATGTGTTTTATTCTACTAAAgcccggccgctcagagattgcgttttgaCACCTGTCAACgtcacctttttatatttgttatttaattatctatttatacgtataataaatctgcagagaggttaattctgtacatgaaatatatttccaaaataactatcagggatgccaaaaatgcaatcagtaaaatttttgcctgtctctctgtctgttcgttatagaaacaaaagctactcgacggatttaacgaaacttggtgcaattattcttcatactcctgggcaggttatagtatacttttcatcacgctacgataaataggagcagagcagtgaagggaaatgttgggaaaacgggagaagttactttatttttacagcgatactactgtaagggctggattaaagaggtttaagggcggacgaattcgcgggcattcgctagtttgtaataatttgATCCAAAAATTAGTACGTTTATTGTATActggtatatttattaaattagtgtTATTACTCGTGATTAAGCTTAgcaaaagatatttaaatatgacattgacattatctctcattgacaggtgtcagaaatgcaatttctgagcggtcgTACTATACTACTACGTCCTTGTATGTCTCAGACAAATTATAAagagacctgcctcgc
Proteins encoded in this window:
- the LOC112055649 gene encoding uncharacterized protein LOC112055649, with amino-acid sequence MNVARKIFNIPYQNIRNNVYRNFKITASNCNSSTTTEPQVQEEKFDFEDLKVLERVERRKAKIPPFMKDVFVSIYNRDLLAYPEVLNKEESAALEARVAALEKVFLDPKKSADDRKNALLRTGMYSAPLNLTDNGLAMNYTESLRYLDVIATDLKLGQTISDHWVGLNVIKQGLSSDDYRKLIGDMTSGDLTINLCIREKIAERLLQADFSTSATMDSRGIWHITGEKICHDSSGFLLVLCLVDGNRFKTLLVHPNAQGVSQSGPFVTFHQTPATPLDEITEVALSQAFGTSRLYTATLARSRLLGSLNACMDYLRPRFFSGKPLMEIPTIRATVGDTLLKIYASESVDYFTAGLLDGYLEPDADLEIAMCRNFIVQHAQSQLLQLLAIPGVEKQAECLRLLEDMRSLAMRGETVESVNMHIALNGIHHAGKEMANEVRQIRNPLFNPSFIIKKMIQDRHQEKDEPKLTLYLAEHLHPTLKKPSEQLEYCVLRMRYTCETLMSRHGTDVVNAHTELRRLAEAATEILTMTAVLGRASRSYCIGVRNAEIEMKLASVFVESTKDRVKKLLLEANEGEYLNLDYFRLEFGQKVLEANSVLVEKPTARVFW